CCGATGACGACATAACGACCGTCCGCCCCCACGGTGCGGAGCGCCTCGTCGAACACCTCCCCGCCGACCGGGTCGATCAGGACGTCGACACCTCCGTCGGACAGTTCGAGAACCTTGTCCTTCCACCCGTCGGCCAGCTGGACCACTTCGTCGGCGCCGAGCGCACGAAGCATGCCCTCCTGGCCGGTGCGGTGCACAACCGCGATCACCTTGGCTCCCATCGCCTTCGCGACGAGGATCGAAGCGACTCCGACCCCGCCAGCCGATCCGAGGACGGCGACGACTTCACCGGGCGCGGTCTGCGCGCGCAGCTTGAGCGCAAACAGCGCAGTCTGGAAGTTGATGCCGAGTGCGGCGCCCTCGTCGAACGACAGCACGTCGGGCAACGGGTAGAGCTGCTGCTCGACAACCGCGACCTGTTCTCCGAAGCCGCCGAGCATCGACGCGACGACCACTCGGTCGCCCACCTGGTACGAACCGCCCTCGGGCGCGGTGGTGACAACGCCCGCCACCTCGGTGCCGGGAGTGAATGGCAGCGGCGGACGCAGCTGGTACTTGCCTTGGCTCATCAGCAGGTCGGGGAAGCACACTCCACACGACCGGACATCGACGACGTACTGCCCCGGAGCGGCCTGCGGGGCCGCAACGTCCTGGAGTTCGAGTCCGGTCGGGCCGGTCTCGCTGACAATCACTTGAGCCTTCATGGGTTTCACGGTAGCTGTTATCCGCGCCACCCGTACGATCGATTCATGTCTTCACCCACACGGTCCTCCACGCTGCCCGACGACCGCCGCTCCGTCGCCGACGAGGCCCCGGGATTCATGCCGGCGGACGAGGCCGATGCACTCCATGCTGTAGCGGATCATTATCTGTCCCAACTGGATTCGGTCGGTCTGGGAATCGAGATCGGAACGTACTGCGGAAAGTCGACCGTCTATCTGGGGGACGCCGCCGAGCGCCACGGCGCGCTGGTCGTGACGGTCGATCACCATCGCGGGTCCGAGGAGCACCAGCCGGGCTGGGAGTACCACGACACCACACTGGTCGACGCCCACGCCGGGCTCCTCGACACGGCGGCCCGCTTTCGCCGGACTATGTTCGACGCGAAGTTGGAGCAGACGGTGCTCGGCGTGGTGGCGCCGTCGACGACGGCGGCGCGCGTGTGGGGCCGCGAGGCCGACTTCGTGTTCATCGACGGCGGACATTCGATGGAGGCGGCACAGAACGACTACGACGGTTGGGCAGGATGGGTACGTGCCGGCGGCGCGCTGCTCATCCACGACGTGTTCCCGGACCCCGCAGACGGCGGCCGTCCCCCGTACGAGATCTACTGCCAGGCTCTCGACTCCGGTCTCTTCACCGAAGTCGCAGTCCACGGCTCCCTCCGCGTCCTCCAGCGCAACTGACCTACCGCTTACTGCTCGTTGCGGTCGCCGACGAAGTCACGTCACGCCGCTTCGACTCGCTCCGCTCGCTCGACGAACAGTGAGCGCACGAGCTGGGCAGGAGGTCAGAGACCTAGTTTTCCTGCGAGTTTCTGCAGGTAGGCGCGGGCGGTGTCGGCGTCCTTGTCGGGGAGACCGTAGAGGACGCGCGTGACGCCGAGGTCACGCCAGCGCGCGAGGCGGTCGGCGTCTGGACGCATGTCGAGGGCCACCACCTGCGGTTGTCCGTCGCGGCCGGCATCCGTCCAGATCTGCCGCAGGAGACGGACCGAGTCGTCGATGTCGGTCTCACCGGGTGTGGTGATCCAGCCGTCGGCGCTTCGGGCGATCCACTTGAAGTTCTTCTCGTTGCCCGCTGCTCCGACAGTGACGTCGATCCGACGCGACGGCTTCGGGAACGCCCAGCTCGGGCCGAATTCGACGAACTCGCCGTGGTACTCGGCCTCGTCCTGCGTCCACAGTGCGCGCATGGCTTCGAGGTACTCGCGGAGCATCGTCCTGCGGCGGCCTGCGGGGACGTGGTGATCGGACAGTTCGTCGAGGTTCCATCCGAAGCCGACGCCCAGCGCGATGCGACCACCCGAGAGGTGATCGAGGGTGGCGATGGTCTTCGCGAGGGTCAACGGGTCGGACTGGACCGGCAGCGCGACGGCGGTGGAGAGTTCGATGCGTGATGTCACCGCGGCGGCCGAGGCCAACGACGTCCACGGGTCGAGGGTGCGGGTGTACCGCTCGTCCGGAAGCGTCTCGTCGCCGGTTCGCGGGTGCGCGGCCTCCCGCTTGGTCGGAATGTGACTGTGCTCGGGAACGTAGTAAGCGTCGAAGCCCGCATCCTCGATGAGCGGCGCGAGCTCGTGCGGCCGGAGGCCACGGTCGCTGGTGAACTGCACGATTCCGAAGTCCACGGATTCTCCTTACGTGATGGCGCCCGACGTCAATCTGGACGACAGACTAGACACTTGTCCAATACGTCTATCGTAGTCGCGGAACACCTGAAACGACACCCCCGCGATCGATGTCGCGGAAGATCCCACTGCCTGGCGTCGCACGACTGATGGCGTCTGCGGCCAGCACCACCGCGGCCGACGTCCAGCAGCTCTGCTCCACCGGCCAGCGCTTCCCGTCAGAGAAGACGAGCCCGGTCCAGTACGACCCGTCGTCGTCGCGCAGATGCTGCATCGACTCGACTAGACGGGCCGCGCGGTCCACGTCGCCCAGCGACTCCACGGCCATCGCCAGCTCACACGTCTCCGCGCCGGTGACCCACGGATGATCGTCCACACAACGCGCGCCGAGTCCGTCGACAACGAAGTCGGACCAGCGATCGTCGATCAACTCGCGCCCGGAATCACCGCGAACCACCCCGCCGAGGACCGGGTAGTACCAGTCCATCGAATGGTTCGACGCGGAATCAAGAACCGACCGGTCCCCCATCCACCGATCGAACACCGCGGCGAGGCGATCGGCGGCACGGGTCCAGTGCTCCGCGGGTTCGTCGAGGATCCGCGCGATCTCGATCGCGCACCGCAGCGAGGAGTGGATGCTGGCGTTGCCGGTGATCAGCACGTTGTCGAACATGTCTCCGGTCTGGTGGTCCGCCGCCCACCGGAAGGCACCGTCGTCGCGCGCGAAGACCATCGTGCGATCCACGCCTGCGCGGACCGTCGGCCACATCCGCCGCAGAAACGCGGCGTCGTCCACGATCAGGAAGTGGTGCCACACCCCGACGGCGAGGTAGGCGCAGAAATTGCTGTCGACGCCCGGGTCGACGATGTCCCCGCCCCGCAACTCCATCGGCCACGACCCGTCGCTGCGCTGTGTTCGGCGGGACCACTCGTACGCGTTCTCCGCTTCGGCGCGAAACCCGGTCGCGGACAGGGCCATCGCCGATTCGACGTGGTCCCACGGGTCGGTCTTGCCCCCGGGGAACCACGGGAGAGCACCGGACGATTCCTGCATCGCCGCGATCGCCGCGCCGGTCGCGCGGACCGCGCGAGGGTCGACGACACCGTCGACGAAAGGAACGCCCATGACCTATGCGGGTTTACGCAGGTAGATGGCCACGGACTTGCCGACGATCGGATTGAGCACCTGCTCGCCGACGCGGGTGACCCACGGCTTGCTCATCATGTCCCAGACCAACATCTTGTGATAGCCCCGGACCAGCGGATTCTCGTCGTTGTCGACACCGACGGCACATTTGAGCCACCAGTACGGTGCGTGCAGCGCGTGCGCGTGCCCGCTGCCCGTCACCTCGAGCCCAGCGGCCGCCAGTTTGTCGGCCAGCTCCGACTCACGGTAGATCCGGACGTGACCGCCCTCGACTTCGTGATACTCGTCCGACAACGCCCAACAGATCTTCTCGGGCCAGAACCGCGGAACGGTCACCGCCGCCAGACCGCCCGGCTTCAGGATGCGGACCATCTCGGCGATGGCGGCTTCGTCGTCGGGGATGTGCTCGAGGATCTCCGACATCAGGACCACGTCGAACGATGCGTCGGCGTACGGCAGGCCGAGGGCATCGCCTACCTGCGTCCTCGCGTTGCCCGAGGCCGGAACCTCTCCTGCAGCGACGAGGGCGCCGAACATCTCCGAGACGTCGGACATGTCCTTCTCGTTCTGGTCGAAGGCGATCACATCGGCGCCGCGCCGCAGCATCTCGTACGAATGACGCCCCTGACCCGCACCGATGTCGATGGCGCGGATACCTGGGCCCACCTTGAGTCGATCGAAGTCGACAGTCAGCATGGCATTTCTCCCTGCGTGGATCGGATCGCGGCGCGGTACCGCTCGGCCGTGGCGGCGGCGACCGCGGACCAGCTGAACTGGGCACGAACGCGCTCGCGGCCGCCTGCGCCCAGGCGTGCACGGAGGTCCGGATCGTCCAACAGCCGGGTGAACGCCTCGGCGAGCGCACCCGCGTCGCCGGGTTCGACGAGGATCGCGGCCTCTTCGTTCTCGCCGACGACTTCCGGGATCGCTCCGGCACGGGTGGCGACCAGCGGGGTACCGCAACTCATGTGCTCAACGGCCGGCAGCGAGAACCCCTCGTACAGCGACGGCACACACGCGATCTGCGCTCCGGCGAGCAGTGCGGCGAGTTCGTCGTCGTCGATGCCCGACACCACGGACACCTTGTCGGTGATCGCCAGGTCGTCGATCAGTCGCGCGGACGGTCCGTCCGGGTCGAGCCTGGACACCAGGGTCAGTTCCACGTGCCGTTCGGCGGCGACCTTCGCGACCGCCTCGAGCAGATACGACACACCCTTGAGTGGCGCGTCGGCGCTTGCGATGCACACGATCCGGCCGGGGATTCGCTCTGCGCGGGGCGCGAACACTGTGGTGTCGACGCCGAGCGGGATTGTGGCGATGGCGTCGTCGGAAACTCTGAACGCCTGCCGGATGTCCTGGTCGCTGCTGCGCGAGACCGTCAACAGCGACGGGATCCGGCGCGCGACACGGCCCTGCATGGCCAGGAAAGAATGCCACCGCCATGCACTGATCTTCTTCAGCCCCTTCGCGGCCCGCACTGCCAACGCTCGGTCCTGTGTGATCGGATGATGGATGGTCGCGACCAGCGGGAACCCGGCGCGTTTGATCGCGAGGAGTCCGTACCCGAGGCACTGATTATCGTGGACGACGTCGAAGTCGGCTCGTCGTGAGCGAAGCAGCCGGGCGGCTCGCAGGCTGAAGGTGAGCGGTTCGCCGAACGCCGCGGTCCACATGGCTGCCACTTCGATCCAGTCGATCCAGTCACGGAACTCCCGCAGCTTCGGGGTTCGAAACGGATCGGGCTCGCCGTACAGGTCCAGGCTCGGCACCTTCGTCAGGGTGACCCCGGCGTCGAGCGCCGCCTGATCGAGTTCGGGATACGGCTGACCGGAGAATATCTCGACATCGTGCCCGAGCAGCGCGAGTTCCCGCGACAGGTGCCGGACGTACACTCCCTGCCCACCGCAATGCGGCTTGCTGCGGTACGACAGGAGCGCGATGCGCAAGGCCTCGCTGTTGCGAGCGGGCTCGCCGGTCACGAGTCGGCGGAGACGTGCGCCGCGGCTTCGAGTGCTTCCACGGTCACCAGCTTCACCCGTCGACGGCCGGCCTGCTTGCCCGCGTCGCGTTCGACGGCGTCGATGGCCTTCCATCCGTCGAGGTCGACGCGATGCGCACCCCGGGAGGTCACGAGTTCGACCACGTCGGATGCGTCGAGGTCCGGGTTGGTGACGGTGCCGTCGGCGAAGTCGGCGATGATCGCTTTCGCCGCCTCCTCGCCGCAATACCGGTTGCGGCCGATGCCGCCGGTCGGCCCGCGCTTGATCCAGCCTGCGACGTACAGGCCGGGCACCACTGCGCCGCCGGGTGCGTCGAGCACACGACTGTCGTCGTTGGGGACCACTGCGCGGTCGTCATCGAATGGCAGACCCGGGACCGGACGTCCCCGGTATCCGACCGAACGAACCACCATCCCGGCGTCGACCTCGCCGGTCTCGTCGGTGGCCTCGATCTTGCCGTCGTCGATGTAGCGGTTGCGCACGAATGCGACCTTCTCGACGCCGTCGGAGCCGACGATCGACGTCGGCGACGTGAGGAACTCGAAGACGATGCGGCGGTCGCCACCTCGCGGTCGGTCGGCGAACTCGCGAGCCAAGCGCACCTTGGTGGCGATCACCGAATCGAGCGACCCGTCGGCCTCGGCGGCCTCGGCGTCGGCGGACAGGACGAGCTCGTCCGGCATCACGATGTCGACGCCGTCGAGTTCGGTCAACGAAAGGAACTCACTGTTGGTGAATGCGCCGTGTTCGATGCCGCGGCGCCCCATGACGACGACTTCCCGGACCGACGAAGCACGCAGCGCCTCGAGCGCGTGGTCGGCGATGTCGGTGCGAGCCAACTGGTCCGGGTCACTGACGAGGATGCGCGCGACGTCGAGCGCGACGTTGCCGTTCCCGATCACGACGGCGCGTTCGGCCGAAAGGTCGAACGTGTGGTCCGTGTAGTCGGGGTGACCGTTGTACCAGGCGACGAAGTCGGTGGCCGCGATCGATCCGTCGAGGTACTCGCCTTCGATGCCCAGACGACGATCGTGCGGTGCTCCGACCGCGTACAGAACCGCGCCGTAGCGCTCGCGGAGCTCGTCGCCGGTGATGTGCGTGCCGACCTCGACGTTGAGGTGGTAGGTGAAGTTCCGCTTCTTCTCCACTGTGCCGAACGTCGATTCGACACCCTTGGTCTTCGCATGGTCCGGCGCGACACCGGCTCGGACGAGACCGTACGGGGTGGGCAGTCGATCGAACATGTCGACGTGGATCTGGCGCTTCTTGACCAGTTCCTCCGCGGCGTAGAACGCTGCGGGGCCGGCACCGACGATCGCGACGCGCAGTTCCTGACCTTCTGGCAACTGCGGAGGCTTCGGATGCCGGACAAGACCGCCCTCGACGTCGTGGTCCTTGTAGTAGTCGGCGTTGATCTGCAGGTACGGCTCGTCTTTTGCTTCGAGCTGATCGTCGGGGAAGATCGCGTTCACGGGGCATTCGTCCACACATGCGCCGCAGTCGATGCACGTGTCCGGGTCGATGTAGAGCATCTCCGCAGTGAGGAAGTCCGGTTCGTCCGGCGTCGGATGAATGCAGTTGACCGGGCAGACTGCTACGCAGGTACCGTCATTACAGCAGGGGCGGGTGATTACGTGCGCCATCGGTCTTCCTCCGTCGGCCGGGTAGCTGCAAGCCACAGGTGAACGTGTTCTAGTTTTGCCTTGAGCCTAGCCTAGCTGCCCACCGGAAGAGCGACCACCGTCACACGCCCGCCCGCGACACGAGGGGGACCCGGCCAGTGAGCACACCATACGAGTACGAGCCGATGACGGTCCGCAAGGACGGCGCGCAGTTCTACGCCGCCGACTACCGTGTCCGGACCGGCGACATCGATCAGGAGATGCGTGTTCGGCTCGATGGCGTCGCCCGCTACCTGCAGGACGTCGCGAACGACAACATCGCGATCACCGACTTCGCGGACACCGACCCCTTCTGGATCATCCGCCGCACTGTCATCGACGTGATCGAGCCGCTGACCTGGCCGTCCGACTTCGAAGTGGAACGTTGGTGCGGCGCACTGTCGACCCGGTGGACGGATATGCGAGTGAGCATCCGCGGGACGTCGCAGACCAACCGCTTCAATCCCGATCCCCGTCCGAACGGGCACATCGAGACGAACGCGTTCTGGATCAACATGACCGAGTCCGGCATGCCCGCCAGGATCAGCGACACCGCGATGACGACGCTGACGGCGATGACCGACGAGCACCGTCTCCGATGGAAGGCGATGAATCCAGGCGTGGCGCCGGAGGCGTCTGAGGTAGCGCTCCCCGATCGTGAACACGTCTTGCGGATCACCGACTTCGATCCGTTTCGCCATCTCAACAACGCCGCGTACTTCGAAGCGGTCGAGGACGAACTCGTCGATCACCCCGATCTGCTCGATGGCCCGCACCGTGCGGTCATCGAGTACCTGCGGCCCGTCACACCGGGCACACCGATCACTGTTCGTCGCACCCGCGACGGCGACTGCCTTCTGATGTGGATGCTGATCCCAGCCGATGACGGCGCGTTGGTCACCGCGGCCGCCGTCTCCGTCGCAAAGATCCCGGCCGCCGCTACTCCTTGAGTAGAGCCGAGCGGAGAGGTCAGTACGAACCGCTGAGGATGAGTTCCATCAGTTTGATCGGGGCAGCGCAGGCATCGTCGGCCGGTGCGGCTTCGGGCTCCACCCACCAGGTGTAGACACCGCTGCTCGGGGCCTTCGCCGTCACCCCGCAGACGCCCGGACGTTTCGGATCGCGCGCGGTGAACGCGGCGGTACTCCTGACCTGGATGTTCTCCGTGGTGAAGTCGAGACGCTTGGCGGTGTCCTTCTCGTGAGCGAAGGAGCCCCACTCGAACCAGTTGAACATCACATTCACGACGCCGCTCTTCGACGCCACGAGCCACCGACAGTTGGCGCCGTAGAAGCCGGGATCAGCGATGCTCCCTCCGACCGCTTTCCCGATCTGCACGGCGGACAGGATGTCGCATTCTTCGAGAAGCCTCTCGAACTTGTCGGTGTCCACACGACCGGTGTCGGTTCCGATGTCCCGCCCCGGACGGACCGGGGTCCCCTCGACAGTGCATGATGCCACCCCGAGGGTCGCCGCCATCGCGAGCGCAGCGACAGCCGTCGCACGCCTCAGTGGGCTCGTCATTGCGCTCCCTTCACGACAAACGTGGCGAGCGCCTTCGTCCCCTCGCACACCTTGTCCGACGTCAGGATGGACTGCCCGTTCACTGATGGTCCGGCGAATGAGATCTCGATGAAGTCGGCCTCCCAACCGACGCCTATCTCGCAGATGCTGCCCGCGTGCGCGATGAACCCCGACTGGCCGGCGATGGTGATGTCCTGAGTCAGGTCACGCGACAGTTGTTCGGTTCCCCGCTCCCGACCGATCGGCGATCCGCGGTACCAGTTGAACGAGACGGTCGGATTTCGAGTCGAATCGATCCGCCATTCGCAGGTCGACGGATTCTCGACCGCTAGCTTGAGCCCCTGCACAGTGGTCATACGGATGACGTCTGACGTCGTCAGCCCGCCGCAGCGTTCGAAGTCGGGGCCCGTCCCCGTCTTCGGTTCCGGAGTGTTCTCGGCGTCGGATGACGAATCACTTCCGCACGCGCTCAGTAGGAGTGCGAAGAGCGCGGCGACGATCGTGAGAAACGTCCCCGTGCGGAACTGATCGAGTTGACGGCGTTCCCGTTTGGTCGGCCTGCCTGCGCCTGCGTCGCGGCGCGGGATCGCCGCGATCACCTCCCGCGGGGGCGGCGGCGGGCTGTGATCGATGTAGTTCTCGGCAGCGACCGGCGCCGAGACTCGCTTGCTGATCAGGCCCGTCACCTCGACGATCCGTTCACGCCCTCCCACACGGTAGGTCACGCGGTCGCCGATCGCGACCTGTGCCGACGGCTTGGCGGTGGCGCCGTTCAAACGGACATGGCCTGCGCGGCACGCTGCGCCCGCGGCCGAACGAGTCTTCGTCAGCCGGATCGCCCATACCCAGCTGTCGATTCGCGTCGCCAATGCCGTCCCCTCCCGCGAGCCCAGATATGTGAGTCGATGGATCAAGACTAGCCGTCGTCACGGACTGTCGACTGTTTCACGACATACGGTTGAACGACGGGGCTGCCGAATGCAGAATGGCGATCCCCGCAGTGCGGGAATCGCCGTTCGAGCGAGAGAACTCTCAGTTCAGGATGCGAGCGCCTTCGCCTTGAGCGACTCGTACTCCTCCTGCGAGACGACGCCCGCATCGAGCAGCGACTTCGCGGTCGCGATCTGCTCTGCAGGAGACGCCTTGCCTGCGGCATTGCGGATGTACTCCTGGTTCGCGCGGTCGACGGCGACGGCCGTCGCACGGCTGCGCTCGGTCATGCCCTTGCCGCGTGCGATGACGTACACGAATGCCGTCAGGTACGGCAGGACGACCAGACCGATGATCCACAGAACCTTGTAACCGGCACTCAGCGTGTGGTCGCGGAACAGGTCGGTCAGGACCTGGAACAGAACAATCAGGTAAGCGACGAATGCAAAAACCAGGATGGTGTACCACAGCACACCCCAGAACGAACTCCAGTCCACGTCCGTGCACCTTTCCATTAATAGGGAACCTCAGCTTAGCCTCTGAAAAGCGGCAACGCTCCACTCGACCCACCTCGCCCGGCGGAGTCATTCGATCGTGTGATGCATCGGTGGATCACGTCCCGAGTCCGTGTATCGACTTCTACCGTCCAAGGTATGAACAACATGCGAGCTCTCGCCCTGTCGGCGCTGGTCGCCGTTCCATTCATCGTCTCGTGCAGCGTGTCCGTCGGAGGCTCGCCGATCGACCAGGACAAATTGAAGAGCGAGATCACCAAGACACTGGACGCGCAGTACACGACTATCGGCCAGAAAGTGGACTCGATCACGTGCGACGACCCGGGGGACGACCCAGCCGTCGACTCCACATTCCAGTGCATCGCGAAGGTGTCCGATGCCGACATCCGCGTCGAGGTCACTGTCACCAGCGACTCCGGAGACGTCAGATACGTCACGTTGGACCGCCTGGTCACCCTGCCCGCCGTCTCGAGAGAACTGACGTCGGCAGTCAGTGCAAAAGTCGGCCCGGTGCAGGTGGACTGCGGGACCGGCGTCAAAGCACAACCAGAGAACTCCCAGTTCGACTGCGCAGTGACCGACGATATGGGACAGACCGGGCGAGTCATCTACGTCGTGACCGACAAGCCCGAGAACGACCACTGGAAGCTCAACTGAGTCCTGCGACCGGGGCTAAAGTCCCTGGTCGGAGATTCGACCGAGAGGGTTGGTTACGCTACCGTATTCTGCGTCGTTCCCCCTCAACTCCAGGAGATCCCGACCATGGCAGCAGTCATCCTCTACGGCACCGAGACCGGTACCGGCGAACTCGTCGCCGACGCGATCGCTGACGTGCTGGCCGCCGACCACGATCCGGCGATCTACGACATGGCCGAGTACTCGGCTGAGGATCTCGATCCTTCAGACTTCCTCGTTGTCGTCTGCTCGACGTACGGCGAGGGTGAGCTGCCGTCCAGCGCGCTCCCGTTCGCCGATGAACTCGATGAGGACAAGCCTGATCTCGCCGGGATGCGTTTCTCGGTGTTCGGTCTCGGCGACACCGTGTACGACGACACGTTCAATCGCGGCGGCGAGATCATGGCCGAGAAGCTTGTCGCTCTGGGCGCCATCGAGGTCGGCGAGCACTACCGCCATGACGCGTCGAGCGCGGAGAAGCCCGCAAAGGCTGCCGAGGCTTGGGCAGAGAACCTGAAGGCCGTCATCAACGCGGGCTGATCGGCCCCTCATACCAGCGAATCCGCGGCGACCGACACACGTTGGTCACCGCGGATTGCTGCGTGTTTCGCCAATTTCACCACGGCCACGACTGACAGACCGAGGATCAGGCCGAGAAGGATCGTGGCCGGGAGACCCACCCTGATGTTCTCCCCGAGCAGCACAACGCCCAGGATCATCGCGACGGCCGGTTCCATCACGTTCATCGCAGGGAACGACGTCTGCAGATCGCCGGAACCGAATCCGCGTTGTTGAGCGACCACGGCGAGGACTATCACCGGGACAAGCAGGTACACCTCGTACTTGGTCAACACCGACAGCGGATCGTCGATGATCCGAAAGGTCACCGCTTTGATCAGCACGGCCGACAC
This genomic window from Gordonia sp. PDNC005 contains:
- a CDS encoding DUF3558 family protein; translated protein: MATRIDSWVWAIRLTKTRSAAGAACRAGHVRLNGATAKPSAQVAIGDRVTYRVGGRERIVEVTGLISKRVSAPVAAENYIDHSPPPPPREVIAAIPRRDAGAGRPTKRERRQLDQFRTGTFLTIVAALFALLLSACGSDSSSDAENTPEPKTGTGPDFERCGGLTTSDVIRMTTVQGLKLAVENPSTCEWRIDSTRNPTVSFNWYRGSPIGRERGTEQLSRDLTQDITIAGQSGFIAHAGSICEIGVGWEADFIEISFAGPSVNGQSILTSDKVCEGTKALATFVVKGAQ
- a CDS encoding class I SAM-dependent methyltransferase, whose product is MLTVDFDRLKVGPGIRAIDIGAGQGRHSYEMLRRGADVIAFDQNEKDMSDVSEMFGALVAAGEVPASGNARTQVGDALGLPYADASFDVVLMSEILEHIPDDEAAIAEMVRILKPGGLAAVTVPRFWPEKICWALSDEYHEVEGGHVRIYRESELADKLAAAGLEVTGSGHAHALHAPYWWLKCAVGVDNDENPLVRGYHKMLVWDMMSKPWVTRVGEQVLNPIVGKSVAIYLRKPA
- a CDS encoding acyl-ACP thioesterase domain-containing protein, with protein sequence MTVRKDGAQFYAADYRVRTGDIDQEMRVRLDGVARYLQDVANDNIAITDFADTDPFWIIRRTVIDVIEPLTWPSDFEVERWCGALSTRWTDMRVSIRGTSQTNRFNPDPRPNGHIETNAFWINMTESGMPARISDTAMTTLTAMTDEHRLRWKAMNPGVAPEASEVALPDREHVLRITDFDPFRHLNNAAYFEAVEDELVDHPDLLDGPHRAVIEYLRPVTPGTPITVRRTRDGDCLLMWMLIPADDGALVTAAAVSVAKIPAAATP
- a CDS encoding glycosyltransferase family 4 protein; translation: MRIALLSYRSKPHCGGQGVYVRHLSRELALLGHDVEIFSGQPYPELDQAALDAGVTLTKVPSLDLYGEPDPFRTPKLREFRDWIDWIEVAAMWTAAFGEPLTFSLRAARLLRSRRADFDVVHDNQCLGYGLLAIKRAGFPLVATIHHPITQDRALAVRAAKGLKKISAWRWHSFLAMQGRVARRIPSLLTVSRSSDQDIRQAFRVSDDAIATIPLGVDTTVFAPRAERIPGRIVCIASADAPLKGVSYLLEAVAKVAAERHVELTLVSRLDPDGPSARLIDDLAITDKVSVVSGIDDDELAALLAGAQIACVPSLYEGFSLPAVEHMSCGTPLVATRAGAIPEVVGENEEAAILVEPGDAGALAEAFTRLLDDPDLRARLGAGGRERVRAQFSWSAVAAATAERYRAAIRSTQGEMPC
- a CDS encoding DUF4333 domain-containing protein gives rise to the protein MNNMRALALSALVAVPFIVSCSVSVGGSPIDQDKLKSEITKTLDAQYTTIGQKVDSITCDDPGDDPAVDSTFQCIAKVSDADIRVEVTVTSDSGDVRYVTLDRLVTLPAVSRELTSAVSAKVGPVQVDCGTGVKAQPENSQFDCAVTDDMGQTGRVIYVVTDKPENDHWKLN
- a CDS encoding NADPH:quinone oxidoreductase family protein; protein product: MKAQVIVSETGPTGLELQDVAAPQAAPGQYVVDVRSCGVCFPDLLMSQGKYQLRPPLPFTPGTEVAGVVTTAPEGGSYQVGDRVVVASMLGGFGEQVAVVEQQLYPLPDVLSFDEGAALGINFQTALFALKLRAQTAPGEVVAVLGSAGGVGVASILVAKAMGAKVIAVVHRTGQEGMLRALGADEVVQLADGWKDKVLELSDGGVDVLIDPVGGEVFDEALRTVGADGRYVVIGFAAGGIPTVKLNRVLFRNISVVGAAWGEYIRTHPDVPGLLHDELVEMIEAGMRPPVNHLYSLEDLPTALTDLAEGRVKGKAVIRVSE
- a CDS encoding SHOCT domain-containing protein, which translates into the protein MDWSSFWGVLWYTILVFAFVAYLIVLFQVLTDLFRDHTLSAGYKVLWIIGLVVLPYLTAFVYVIARGKGMTERSRATAVAVDRANQEYIRNAAGKASPAEQIATAKSLLDAGVVSQEEYESLKAKALAS
- a CDS encoding class I SAM-dependent methyltransferase is translated as MSSPTRSSTLPDDRRSVADEAPGFMPADEADALHAVADHYLSQLDSVGLGIEIGTYCGKSTVYLGDAAERHGALVVTVDHHRGSEEHQPGWEYHDTTLVDAHAGLLDTAARFRRTMFDAKLEQTVLGVVAPSTTAARVWGREADFVFIDGGHSMEAAQNDYDGWAGWVRAGGALLIHDVFPDPADGGRPPYEIYCQALDSGLFTEVAVHGSLRVLQRN
- a CDS encoding DUF3558 domain-containing protein, which encodes MTSPLRRATAVAALAMAATLGVASCTVEGTPVRPGRDIGTDTGRVDTDKFERLLEECDILSAVQIGKAVGGSIADPGFYGANCRWLVASKSGVVNVMFNWFEWGSFAHEKDTAKRLDFTTENIQVRSTAAFTARDPKRPGVCGVTAKAPSSGVYTWWVEPEAAPADDACAAPIKLMELILSGSY
- a CDS encoding LLM class F420-dependent oxidoreductase, whose product is MDFGIVQFTSDRGLRPHELAPLIEDAGFDAYYVPEHSHIPTKREAAHPRTGDETLPDERYTRTLDPWTSLASAAAVTSRIELSTAVALPVQSDPLTLAKTIATLDHLSGGRIALGVGFGWNLDELSDHHVPAGRRRTMLREYLEAMRALWTQDEAEYHGEFVEFGPSWAFPKPSRRIDVTVGAAGNEKNFKWIARSADGWITTPGETDIDDSVRLLRQIWTDAGRDGQPQVVALDMRPDADRLARWRDLGVTRVLYGLPDKDADTARAYLQKLAGKLGL
- a CDS encoding prenyltransferase — protein: MGVPFVDGVVDPRAVRATGAAIAAMQESSGALPWFPGGKTDPWDHVESAMALSATGFRAEAENAYEWSRRTQRSDGSWPMELRGGDIVDPGVDSNFCAYLAVGVWHHFLIVDDAAFLRRMWPTVRAGVDRTMVFARDDGAFRWAADHQTGDMFDNVLITGNASIHSSLRCAIEIARILDEPAEHWTRAADRLAAVFDRWMGDRSVLDSASNHSMDWYYPVLGGVVRGDSGRELIDDRWSDFVVDGLGARCVDDHPWVTGAETCELAMAVESLGDVDRAARLVESMQHLRDDDGSYWTGLVFSDGKRWPVEQSCWTSAAVVLAADAISRATPGSGIFRDIDRGGVVSGVPRLR
- a CDS encoding FAD-dependent oxidoreductase codes for the protein MAHVITRPCCNDGTCVAVCPVNCIHPTPDEPDFLTAEMLYIDPDTCIDCGACVDECPVNAIFPDDQLEAKDEPYLQINADYYKDHDVEGGLVRHPKPPQLPEGQELRVAIVGAGPAAFYAAEELVKKRQIHVDMFDRLPTPYGLVRAGVAPDHAKTKGVESTFGTVEKKRNFTYHLNVEVGTHITGDELRERYGAVLYAVGAPHDRRLGIEGEYLDGSIAATDFVAWYNGHPDYTDHTFDLSAERAVVIGNGNVALDVARILVSDPDQLARTDIADHALEALRASSVREVVVMGRRGIEHGAFTNSEFLSLTELDGVDIVMPDELVLSADAEAAEADGSLDSVIATKVRLAREFADRPRGGDRRIVFEFLTSPTSIVGSDGVEKVAFVRNRYIDDGKIEATDETGEVDAGMVVRSVGYRGRPVPGLPFDDDRAVVPNDDSRVLDAPGGAVVPGLYVAGWIKRGPTGGIGRNRYCGEEAAKAIIADFADGTVTNPDLDASDVVELVTSRGAHRVDLDGWKAIDAVERDAGKQAGRRRVKLVTVEALEAAAHVSADS